The genomic stretch CATCACAAAAGGAACTGAAGAACCTTATAGAATGTTTACTTCTCGAGCGGAATATAGAACATTATTGCGCCAAGATAATGCCGATTTTAGGTTAACTCCAGTTGGACATAAACTCGGTTTAGCGAGTGAAGAAAGATTAAAAGCGATGGAACATAAGAAGACTTCCTCAGATGCTTTTATCCGATTTTTTCAAGAAACAAGTGTAAAACCAGAAGAAATTAATCCTGTTTTAGAAGCTAAAGATTCTGCTAAAGTGAAGCAGCAAGATAAGATGTTTAAGATATTTTCGCGTCCCAATATTAGTATGGATGATATGAAACAAGTTGCTTCTGTTTCTCAATTTATTGAAGAACATCAATTGGATAAAGACGTCTTAGAACAGACAGAAGTTCAGATAAAATATGCTGGTTATATTAACAAAGAAAAGGCAAATGCTGATAAATTAAATAACCTCGATCGTGTCAAAATTCCAAAAGATTTTGAGTATGATGGTTTAACGAATTTGTCTTTAGAAGCACGCCAAAAGTTATCTAAAATACGTCCTGTAAACTTATCGCAAGCATCACGAATTAGTGGCGTTTCTCCAAGTGATATTAGTGTGATGTTAGTCTATTTGAAGAGATAAATTACTAAGTGTTCCACGTGGAACAATCTACATATGAAAATACAATCATTAGAAAACACGCCTGTTGAAGAGATCATAAAGACCTTGAATCTGGCGTTTTCTGATTATTTAATCCCTATCAATTTTACGCTCGATTATGTGAACGAACGCTGGACAGCTTCCGGCGTAGATTACAGTTTGTCGTTTGGTGTTTTTGACAATGAGAAATTAGTCGGGTTCATCATTCATGCGATAAATAGGTATGGAGATTCGAAAGTCGCGTTTAACGCTTCTACAGGAATTATTCCGACACATCGTAGAAAAGGCCTGTTGACGAAATTATATTCAACCGCGATTCCAACGTTAAAAGAAAATGGAATTCAAGTAAGCACATTGGAAGTAATTACAGAAAATGAACGCGCCATTTTAGCATATCAAAAAGTAGGTTTCAAAATTGATCGTCAATATAAATTATACAAATTCAATTGGGAACAAAAAGAAATTGAATCGGAACTCGAAGTTGAAATGAATGCTGATTTCGATTTTGAAACATTCGAACATTTACAAAACTATTTTCCTTCATTAGAAAATCAAAATCATTGTTTGGAAAAGCTTAAAAAAAGTTTAGTTTCGATTTCAATTTTTGATAAAAAAGAAATCGTTGCATATTTAATTTTTCATAAAACTTCAAATAGAATTCATCGATTAGGTGTAAAAGAAAATGATTGGAATAGTTTTGGTGAAATTTTATTTTCAGGGTTGGCATCAGGAAATTATAATATTATAAATATTGACACTAATAATAATAATATTCACAGTTTTTTCAAAAAGATGAAGTTCGAAAATTACATTGATCAATATGATATGAGTCTGGAATTTTGAATTATAAATGATGAATTATAAATTTTGTTTGTTGAATAATTATTAAATAGAATTTTACAGAATAGAGGATTTGAATAACAATTATCAAATCGTTTTAGATTATTAAATAATCAACTTTGAACCTAAAACTTTAAACCTTGAATTTTATAAGTTAATTTGAGATTGACGATATATAAAACATCAATTGTTCCACGTGGAACAATTCAATAAAAAAATAGAAGCAATAAAAAATGGATAACATTACGGTAAAAGATCATTCTGTTTCTGGTGAAGAATTTCAGCTTGTGTTTGACGACGTTTTGGAAATGTACAAAACCGAACCGCAACCAAGTTTGGACAAATTACCTTCCTATTACCAAAGCGAAGATTATATTTCACATACCGATACGAAGCGGAATTTATTCGAAAAAATATACCATTGGGTTCGTACATATATGCTTTCTAAAAAAATGGCGTTGGTAGATTTGCATACGAATAGTGATGGAAAAAAAGTGCTAGATATTGGTTGCGGAACTGGAGACTTTTTGGCAATGGCTCAAAAATACAACTGGAATATTTCTGGTGTTGAACCTGACGCTGAAGCTCGGAAAATTGCTTCTGAGAAAACATCAATCGAGATTCATGACAACAATTGGCTTTCCAAAATTTCCGACGATAGTTTTGATGCAATTACCATGTGGCATGTGTTAGAACATGTTCCTAACTTAGAGGAACAAATTGCGATGCTGAAACGAATTGTAAAACCAACTGGAAGTATTTTCATTGCCGTTCCAAATTTTAAAAGTCATGATGCAACTCATTACAAAGAACTTTGGGCAGCGTTTGATGTGCCGAGACACCTTTGGCATTTCTCACAAAAATCTATCACAGAACTATTTTCAAAGGAAAACATGAAAGTAGTAAAAATCTTACCAATGAAATTTGATGCGTATTATGTGAGTTTACTTTCTGAAAAACACAAAACCGGAAAGATGAATCCTGTAAAAGCATTTTATAGAGGATTTGTCTCAAATTTTAAAGCGATGAATAGTTCGGAGTATTCTTCATTGATTTACGTAATCAAGAACGACTAAAAACGCAATTAGAGCTACTTTAAGCATATTTCATCACTGAAACTATATAATGTGCTGACTTTTATTAGAAATGGTTTTAAACACCTAAAAAAACAGATGTATTTTAATTAGTATTATTTATAGTTTCAATAATTAACATAAATATTATTTATAGTTTTGATTTTGTGGAAATTCATTCAATATTCACAATTTGTTATTTCAACTTTATTTCTATTTTTGCGCCAATGAAAATGATAGAAAACGGAATGATGTCGTTTTATCAATTTTTCAAAATAAATAGATACTAATTTAAAAACTCATACACATGAAAAAATTAATCGTTTTGGCAATTGCCGCACTCGGATTGTATTCTTGTCAGGAATCTGCAAAAATTGCTTTTGTTGACAATTCTGAATTAATCAACGAATACCAAGAGAAAAAAGATTTAGAAGGAAAGTTTACTACAATTATTGACGGTTTCAATAAAAGAAAAGACAGCATGCAACAAATGTTTAATCTTGAATTGAAACAAGCGCAAGAAACTGCTGCAAAAGCTTCTCCAAAAAAACAACAAGAATTATCGGTTAAAATTCAACAATTGGGTGAACGTTTGGATCAGCAAATCAAAATTGAGCAAAATCGTATTTCTGAAGAGAGCAGAACGCAAAATGATTCTTTGGTAAGCAGCGTGAAAAAATTTGTTGCCGAATACGGAGAAACAAATGGATACGATTATATTTTAGGTAAAAATGAATTTACAGGAAATATGTATTACGGAAAAGAAAAGCATGATATTACGAAAGCTGTTTTAGAAGCGTTGAATAAAAAGTACGCAGATAAAAAGTAATTCGTTTTACATTATAAATAGTTAAAGGCTTCCATTGCGGAAGTCTTTTTGTTTTTGTGAAACTGAAATTTTGTTATAATTCGAGTATTTTTTGAAGCTTATCAATAATTAATTCTCTTCGGTCTTTCGCTGTATAAGGATTTATATGACACTCTATAATTTCATTTCTGGAAGAATGAAATAGTATATGTTCACTCATTTCTTTCAAAAATACTTGAACGTCTTCTTCTGCATTTTTCACATCTTTAAGTAAGTCAATATTATTGTCAATTATATGGATTATATCTTCAAAGTCATGACTTGTTCTATGATCTTTTCCTCTGCCTTTAAATGCTTCCCATTTTGTAGCTAGAAATAAACTAACGGGTAAAATGTGAATCTCTGCATTGCCAATTTTAACTGGATACGCTTTTTCAAAACCAGGTTTTAACCAACTATTTGTTGGCCCAAGAGCAGTTTGTTCCCACGGAATAAAATCAATCAGTATTTTATCATACGTATAACGATATATTACAGTTTCAGTTTGTGCTGGATAAATCTTTTTAGTAGCTAATTTTTCTCTCAGTTCTTCCATTTGAGAATACGTACTTATTTGAACAGAAATGTCAATATCTTTAGTTGGTCTTGGTTGTTCTGCACTTTCATCTGTAACATACAAACTCACTACAGCGCCGCCAACATAAATAACTTCTTTATTAAGTTCTCCTAATGCTAAAGCAACTTTTTCAACTACTTTTAAGTTTATTATTTGATTTTTAAGCATGCTCAATTCTTTCTTTTAATAAATTAAAAGCAATAGTTTGCTCCCTAACTTTTCCAATTCTTATAGCGTCTGTTAAAGCCATTAATTCGTAATATTTTTTGTCTTTTAGACAAGCTTCAGGTGTTTTTGGATGAAGCGGCTCAATGACCTGACCTCTTATTTTTCCTTGTCCATAAGCCCAAACAAATCGGTCAACACTTACAATTTCATTATTCAATGGACTTGCAGAAATAGAAGTGCCAATACCTCTAACCATTGCGCCTGGACGTTGTGGATACACATATCGTAACCCAGATTTCAGAAAATCTAAAAGTGCTAACTTATGAAGTGTTTTTTTATCACTACTAATTAAACCTCCAATTACTGATCGGTTTATACTTTCGCTTATTTCGCTAGAACTAATATGAAGTTCATACGCCAAGTCTTTCATGTACCATTTTTCTTGTCCTTTACTTGCAATTTTGAGAAGAATAGCAATGTCGTGAGGACGCATACCATTATGCTGTTTCATAACTTGAATCTTTATTCTTATCAAAGATACAAATAATTATTTGCAATTCGCGATTCGCGAATCGCGAATTTAGTTCTATTTGAAAAATCAAATTATTTCAAGCTTGAAATTTTAAAAAAGTCTCTCGAGCAAGCTCTTAATTTATAATAAACACTAATCTTTACAAGGTTTCCCTTTGAGTTTCACACTATATAATTTATCCCAAATTGC from Kordia antarctica encodes the following:
- a CDS encoding GNAT family N-acetyltransferase; this encodes MKIQSLENTPVEEIIKTLNLAFSDYLIPINFTLDYVNERWTASGVDYSLSFGVFDNEKLVGFIIHAINRYGDSKVAFNASTGIIPTHRRKGLLTKLYSTAIPTLKENGIQVSTLEVITENERAILAYQKVGFKIDRQYKLYKFNWEQKEIESELEVEMNADFDFETFEHLQNYFPSLENQNHCLEKLKKSLVSISIFDKKEIVAYLIFHKTSNRIHRLGVKENDWNSFGEILFSGLASGNYNIINIDTNNNNIHSFFKKMKFENYIDQYDMSLEF
- a CDS encoding class I SAM-dependent methyltransferase; the encoded protein is MDNITVKDHSVSGEEFQLVFDDVLEMYKTEPQPSLDKLPSYYQSEDYISHTDTKRNLFEKIYHWVRTYMLSKKMALVDLHTNSDGKKVLDIGCGTGDFLAMAQKYNWNISGVEPDAEARKIASEKTSIEIHDNNWLSKISDDSFDAITMWHVLEHVPNLEEQIAMLKRIVKPTGSIFIAVPNFKSHDATHYKELWAAFDVPRHLWHFSQKSITELFSKENMKVVKILPMKFDAYYVSLLSEKHKTGKMNPVKAFYRGFVSNFKAMNSSEYSSLIYVIKND
- a CDS encoding OmpH family outer membrane protein — its product is MKKLIVLAIAALGLYSCQESAKIAFVDNSELINEYQEKKDLEGKFTTIIDGFNKRKDSMQQMFNLELKQAQETAAKASPKKQQELSVKIQQLGERLDQQIKIEQNRISEESRTQNDSLVSSVKKFVAEYGETNGYDYILGKNEFTGNMYYGKEKHDITKAVLEALNKKYADKK
- a CDS encoding nucleotidyl transferase AbiEii/AbiGii toxin family protein, which gives rise to MLKNQIINLKVVEKVALALGELNKEVIYVGGAVVSLYVTDESAEQPRPTKDIDISVQISTYSQMEELREKLATKKIYPAQTETVIYRYTYDKILIDFIPWEQTALGPTNSWLKPGFEKAYPVKIGNAEIHILPVSLFLATKWEAFKGRGKDHRTSHDFEDIIHIIDNNIDLLKDVKNAEEDVQVFLKEMSEHILFHSSRNEIIECHINPYTAKDRRELIIDKLQKILEL